GGCGCGCTCATCGTCGTCGATGCGCTGGAAAAAAGCCGCCCGCTGGGCATCGTCACCGACCGGGATCTGGTGCTGGCACTGATGGCCGAAGGGCTGGACCCGGAGGTGTTCACGGCCGGCGACATCATGTCGGTCGAGCTGGTCGTCGCCAGCCCCGAGATGGACGCCATGGACGCGGTGCGGATGATGCGCGCCAGCCGCCTGCGCCGCCTGGTGATCGCCGATGACGAGGGCCGGCTGGTGGGCATCGTCACCATGGAGGACATTCTCCAGTTGCTGACGCGCGAACTGGCCGACCTGGCCGCAGCCGTCATCGGTGCCCGGGACCGGGAGTTCGAGCAGCGCGCCTGATTTAATCACTGATAGCACGCACGGCGTTGTTGCATAAATCCTCTGTGAGGATGAGGCTTGCCCCTTACCCCGCGTTTTAGGCAATCCGGACGGATTTCGGGCGTGCAAGCACCAGCATGCGATTGATGATGCCCGCCCGAACAGCGACTTCAGCGTCTTGCACATCCACATCGCGCGCCCACAGCCTGTCGCCCGTCAGCACCTTGAAGCGGTACATCAGGTTCTCCACCAGGGAACGGCGGTGGTAGCCGCTATTGTCTTTCCAGTCCTGCTTGCCGCTTCGGGCAATGTGCTCGATGACCTCGTTGCGCTCTGGCGCCCCGGCCTGGCTGGCAGGCCAGTGCACGGCGCCTTCCACGGGAGGTATGACCGCCAGCGCGCCGCACCCGGCAATGGCCGCACGGGCGGCCTTTGTATCGTAGGCACCATCGCCGATAACCACTTCAATCTTCGTTTCTTGAGGGATTTGCGCCAGCAACTCCGGCAGCACACTGGCATCAATCACATCCTTGTGCGTCATCAACACGGCGCACACCTGTCCCGTCTCGGCATCCATGCCCAGATGCACTTTGCGCCAGCTGCGCCTCTTGCTGTAGCCGTGCTTGCGCACTTTCCATTCGCCCTCGCCAAACAGCTTCAATCCCGTGCTGTCCACCAGCAGATGCACCGCCTCGCCTGCGTTGCGCAGCACCGGCAAGCTCACCCGCAACGCCTTGGCCCTTCGGCTCAGCGTGCTGTAGTTGGGCACTGGCAAGGCCGGCAGTGCCAGGCGGCGCAGGCTCATGGCAAACCCCTGCAATGCCCACAGCGGCAGGCGGTACACCGATTTGAGGGCCAGCAGCATCT
This DNA window, taken from Polaromonas hydrogenivorans, encodes the following:
- a CDS encoding IS5 family transposase, translated to MRKDKHLPSQPKGVYRVKNWPEYNAGLIERGNVSIWMDEEMFAPTVGASVQRGRPQAYCDAVIQMLLALKSVYRLPLWALQGFAMSLRRLALPALPVPNYSTLSRRAKALRVSLPVLRNAGEAVHLLVDSTGLKLFGEGEWKVRKHGYSKRRSWRKVHLGMDAETGQVCAVLMTHKDVIDASVLPELLAQIPQETKIEVVIGDGAYDTKAARAAIAGCGALAVIPPVEGAVHWPASQAGAPERNEVIEHIARSGKQDWKDNSGYHRRSLVENLMYRFKVLTGDRLWARDVDVQDAEVAVRAGIINRMLVLARPKSVRIA
- a CDS encoding CBS domain-containing protein codes for the protein MPTRLKDFATVSVAVAEPETTALAAAQLMRKHHVGALIVVDALEKSRPLGIVTDRDLVLALMAEGLDPEVFTAGDIMSVELVVASPEMDAMDAVRMMRASRLRRLVIADDEGRLVGIVTMEDILQLLTRELADLAAAVIGARDREFEQRA